The DNA region TTCAAGGATAACATGACACCATCCCTGTTGCTTAATCCAACTCAAAACCTCCTTAGCACCCACTACTTCCTCCTCACGAACCGAAAACGTAGAAACCACCCCTAGCATACACCATCACACTCATGACGGAACCAGAGACATCACGTAAGCACCACCCAAATCCCATTCTGCCCGCCACATGATTAAATGCAACATCAATATTTAGCTTTACAAACGGCAATCACATGAGAGAATTAGGAACCAATTATAGTTATTCATTTAGAAAGATTTAATGGATCAAAcctaatttcaaaaaaatacaatggcgtttttataaataattcaaacttagAAATGCAAGTaacaatcattatatatatatatatatatatataggcacgCTCTATTGAGAACAAGTGCTCAAGAGATAAATAAGAACCATTTACAAATGTCCAGATTAACGAATtggatgtaatttaaaaaaaaaaaacgacgcactgaaattttcgtaaataactcaaacattggtacaagtaaatgtgttataagtgcaagtagccGGTACACCTTTGCAAGTAAAATtgcttacaagtgcacctattttcacttacaagtgcaggTAATTTTCCTTGTTAACATCcctgcacctaggtgcacctaattataacgttaggtgcgcCTAATTATAACGGTTGGTGCAACTATTTATAATGTTAgctgcacttagtattgatgctcaatgtaaattttacttgtacttataatacattttacttgcacttgtaatacattttacttgcacttaggtgcactgtataaaattgttaattgcacttgtgatacattttacttgcacttcgatattcaattatttacgaaaatacaaccgcatttttaaaaatcagtGTTTCTGATCTgttagatctggacacgtggacggatgACATGCGTTCTGATTTGTCTCCTAGGCAAGTTGTtcgcgatcatatatatatatatatatatatatatatatatatatatatatatagagagagagagagagagagagatcaaatGGGAATGAGGTGTCCAAATTAGACTTGCGGGTTAATGATAGCgtttgatcttgccaaaatcaaccaTCCGAATTGAACactgattaaaaaaatgtggtggcattaTGCTCATTTTGCATTTTGTTGAAAGCTAAGGTCCGTATTttcaaagcttaaggtgcataattttaacacttaagtgcGTCAATTTTACTCTTGAAAACTTAACGTGCGTTAttcttgaaacttaaggtgcgtcattctaAAGTCTAAGGTGCATATTttcaaagcttaaggtgcgtcattttaatatttaaggtGTGTTTGTTATACACTTAAGTGCATAAGTTCTACATGTAAGGTACGCcacatttatatttaaggtGTGTCCCACTTAAGTGCATAAGTTCTACACTTAAGATGGTGTCATTTTAACACGTGCGTGATTTTaccacttaaggtgcgtctttgtaACAGTTAAAGTGCGCAATTTTTAACACTAAAATGTTCCATTTTAGCATTTAAGTgcgccattttaacacttaagtgcATAAGTTCTACACTTAagatgcgtcattttaacacgTGCGTGATTCTACTTTCTCAAGACgcacatttattttaaaaaattttattgattagAGCCGTTGATCCACATTTGACAAACAGCTCAAATCTCACCGCATATTTCACTTGGGAGACCTTTGCACAAGATCTCTATCCCTATATATATCTTTCAATTAAGGGTTATTTAATTTTATCCTATTGAAATGGAATAAAATTCCTTATCTATTTGGTCAAAATCCATTCCATGATTCAAAGATGTTGTAAGTAAACAAAAAGGTTAACGGGATATACGGGTTCGATTTACTTTGGCATGGAATGTTGCATTGACTTCTCTGGTTTACTTTGGCATGGTAGGTGGAAAGTAGGTTCCTATATCATCAAGCTCATCACGATGACTTCTGTAGCAAACGCGCAATGGAGTCGTAGTAATATAttacataaattaaattaaattgtaatttattgaTGAGCCACGCAATATCTAATGATTGCGTCggctatatatacatacaagttGAGCAATAACAAGTGCAAGCATTGTACCACCACATTTCATCAAATTAAGCATCCAAACTAAACAGTAGTTATGGCTTTTCTTGCAGTAACTTCTCTAATGAGAACTTTAGAGTTTCAGTTCCTACACCCCCAACCACGAGTCACTCTTTCAAACAAAGAGCAGATTAAGTGTCTTCATGAAAAACTTGGCTGTCTGCTAGTTTTTCTTGAAAAATTTGAGAAGAGTGGCGACCAATTTTTGGAGATGAGAGAAGTCACAGAAAAAATTATAGATGTGACTGTCAAGGCCGACGATGACATTGAAGCGGATCTGTTGAAGGTTCATTCTCATCGGCACAAACTTGATGAAACTTTGCAGCGCGTAGTAGATGACGTTGAAGAGCTGATGCGGATTACATCGAACACCAGAGACCTTGTCAACAGTAATCTCACGGATGGAGGCTCCTCACAACATACCTCGCATGTGGATGTGGTCCACGAGGAGGCCGATGCAATGGTAGGACGCTCAGAAGAGCTGAATGAGGTAACCAGTCAGCTCCTCCGTAGCACAATTAAAACACGCCTAGTAATCTCAGTTGTGGGCATGGGCGGCATCGGGAAGACAACTTTTGCTAAAAGAATTTATGAAGATCCTACAGTCAAATCTCATTTTGATAAACGTGGTTGGACAACCATGTCTCTCGAGCATAACAAAGGGCAAGCGATCCTTGACCTTTGTCGTTGCGTCTATCCACCAAGCAGTGCCTTCAACAAGGATCTAGAAAACCATCTACGCAGAAGTTTATTGGGCCATAGGTACCTTATTATTGTGGACGACATATGGACTACTGAAGCTTGGGATGATATCCACAGATGTTTTCCTGATGAAAATAATGGGAGCAGAATATTGTTGACCACTCGGGCTAGAGAGATAGCCCAGTATGCAGGCTCTGGTGAGTATTCTTATAACATGAGTATCTTAAAGGAAGATGAAGCTTGGGGTTTATTTTATCAGAAGTTTTTGCATAAAGAAGTACTTGAGAAAGTTTCATTTAAAGAAATCGCTATGAAAATTGTTCAAAAATGTCAAGGTTTACCACTCACAGTTGTGGTGATAGCAGGACTTCTATCTAGAACGGATGAGTTAATAGATGAATgggaaaatgttgaaagaagaTTAAATTCTCTAGTGGCTTTAGACCTTTATGAGCAACTTTCAAAAATATTCACTTTGAGTTACAATCACTTGCCTAGTCATTTGAAAGGTTGCTTCTTGTATTTAGGAGTTTTTCATGAAGATAGTGAGATTCCAGTTAAAAAGCTTATTAGGTTATGGATTGCTGAGGGATTTGTAGAGACAATGAGTCATAGAAAGAGGCTAGAAGAAGTAGGTagaaattatttgcaagatcTTATTGATAGAAGTTTAGTTATGGTTAATGAGAGAAGCTTTGATGGCAAAATCAAGACCTGTCGGATGCATGATCTGCTACATGAGTTGTGCACGAGCAAGGCTAAAAATGAGAACCTTTTGAAACTTGAAACTACCGGTAGCAGGCATAGGTTTGATCGCTTTGTTCGATTAAATGATCGTTGGTTAAGTCTTAAAGTAGTAAATCCagattttcatttttccatttcTTCCAAGAAATTGCGTtccattttatgttttaatagcTCTGGTAGGGAATGGTATTTGCT from Ipomoea triloba cultivar NCNSP0323 chromosome 6, ASM357664v1 includes:
- the LOC116022209 gene encoding putative late blight resistance protein homolog R1B-17 isoform X2: MAFLAVTSLMRTLEFQFLHPQPRVTLSNKEQIKCLHEKLGCLLVFLEKFEKSGDQFLEMREVTEKIIDVTVKADDDIEADLLKVHSHRHKLDETLQRVVDDVEELMRITSNTRDLVNSNLTDGGSSQHTSHVDVVHEEADAMVGRSEELNEVTSQLLRSTIKTRLVISVVGMGGIGKTTFAKRIYEDPTVKSHFDKRGWTTMSLEHNKGQAILDLCRCVYPPSSAFNKDLENHLRRSLLGHRYLIIVDDIWTTEAWDDIHRCFPDENNGSRILLTTRAREIAQYAGSGEYSYNMSILKEDEAWGLFYQKFLHKEVLEKVSFKEIAMKIVQKCQGLPLTVVVIAGLLSRTDELIDEWENVERRLNSLVALDLYEQLSKIFTLSYNHLPSHLKGCFLYLGVFHEDSEIPVKKLIRLWIAEGFVETMSHRKRLEEVGRNYLQDLIDRSLVMVNERSFDGKIKTCRMHDLLHELCTSKAKNENLLKLETTGSRHRFDRFVRLNDRWLSLKVVNPDFHFSISSKKLRSILCFNSSGREWYLLATSFKKLRVLDLSKINFRSGVPRDITDLVFLRYLALASSMLLNHIPLDKNWNLQTLIISGEDDDDAHELLPHGIWNNLQQLRHLEINHKLQVSIDLLKVQENMHTLYWLSISQCTAEVFKRIPNVKELGIVAGEHDEVLPQGLNNLCCLNYLEKLRVDGSDHPLHLPPQPQGHIFPKNLKELTFSSTCIPWSDMSIISMLPNLEVLKLKNSACTGQVWELIEDRGFPQLKVLIISLTDLKEWKAYVDSSFPKLERLKLKKCFELKQMPDCFEGSLTLQLIKLVYCSASLVCSANHIKEEQLNIGNDIFDVLAFHTQPDYHHVDPLSIEEGSSE
- the LOC116022209 gene encoding putative late blight resistance protein homolog R1B-17 isoform X3, producing MAFLAVTSLMRTLEFQFLHPQPRVTLSNKEQIKCLHEKLGCLLVFLEKFEKSGDQFLEMREVTEKIIDVTVKADDDIEADLLKVHSHRHKLDETLQRVVDDVEELMRITSNTRDLVNSNLTDGGSSQHTSHVDVVHEEADAMVGRSEELNEVTSQLLRSTIKTRLVISVVGMGGIGKTTFAKRIYEDPTVKSHFDKRGWTTMSLEHNKGQAILDLCRCVYPPSSAFNKDLENHLRRSLLGHRYLIIVDDIWTTEAWDDIHRCFPDENNGSRILLTTRAREIAQYAGSGEYSYNMSILKEDEAWGLFYQKFLHKEVLEKVSFKEIAMKIVQKCQGLPLTVVVIAGLLSRTDELIDEWENVERRLNSLVALDLYEQLSKIFTLSYNHLPSHLKGCFLYLGVFHEDSEIPVKKLIRLWIAEGFVETMSHRKRLEEVGRNYLQDLIDRSLVMVNERSFDGKIKTCRMHDLLHELCTSKAKNENLLKLETTGSRHRFDRFVRLNDRWLSLKVVNPDFHFSISSKKLRSILCFNSSGREWYLLATSFKKLRVLDLSKINFRSGVPRDITDLVFLRYLALASSMLLNHIPLDKNWNLQTLIISGEDDDDAHELLPHGIWNNLQQLRHLEINHKLQVSIDLLKVQENMHTLYWLSISQCTAEVFKRIPNVKELGIVAGEHDEVLPQGLNNLCCLNYLEKLRVDGSDHPLHLPPQPQGHIFPKNLKELTFSSTCIPWSDMSIISMLPNLEVLKLKNSACTGQVWELIEDRGFPQLKVLIISLTDLKEWKAYVDSSFPKLERLKLKKCFELKQMPDCFEGSLTLQLIKLVYCSASLVCSANHIKEEQLNIGNDIFDVLAFHTQPGLG
- the LOC116022209 gene encoding putative late blight resistance protein homolog R1B-17 isoform X1; the encoded protein is MAFLAVTSLMRTLEFQFLHPQPRVTLSNKEQIKCLHEKLGCLLVFLEKFEKSGDQFLEMREVTEKIIDVTVKADDDIEADLLKVHSHRHKLDETLQRVVDDVEELMRITSNTRDLVNSNLTDGGSSQHTSHVDVVHEEADAMVGRSEELNEVTSQLLRSTIKTRLVISVVGMGGIGKTTFAKRIYEDPTVKSHFDKRGWTTMSLEHNKGQAILDLCRCVYPPSSAFNKDLENHLRRSLLGHRYLIIVDDIWTTEAWDDIHRCFPDENNGSRILLTTRAREIAQYAGSGEYSYNMSILKEDEAWGLFYQKFLHKEVLEKVSFKEIAMKIVQKCQGLPLTVVVIAGLLSRTDELIDEWENVERRLNSLVALDLYEQLSKIFTLSYNHLPSHLKGCFLYLGVFHEDSEIPVKKLIRLWIAEGFVETMSHRKRLEEVGRNYLQDLIDRSLVMVNERSFDGKIKTCRMHDLLHELCTSKAKNENLLKLETTGSRHRFDRFVRLNDRWLSLKVVNPDFHFSISSKKLRSILCFNSSGREWYLLATSFKKLRVLDLSKINFRSGVPRDITDLVFLRYLALASSMLLNHIPLDKNWNLQTLIISGEDDDDAHELLPHGIWNNLQQLRHLEINHKLQVSIDLLKVQENMHTLYWLSISQCTAEVFKRIPNVKELGIVAGEHDEVLPQGLNNLCCLNYLEKLRVDGSDHPLHLPPQPQGHIFPKNLKELTFSSTCIPWSDMSIISMLPNLEVLKLKNSACTGQVWELIEDRGFPQLKVLIISLTDLKEWKAYVDSSFPKLERLKLKKCFELKQMPDCFEGSLTLQLIKLVYCSASLVCSANHIKEEQLNIGNDIFDVLAFHTQPDPLPGKASSNPRRQKLGKF